From the Ipomoea triloba cultivar NCNSP0323 chromosome 8, ASM357664v1 genome, the window TTTTTTTACCATTTTTCACAGTTTTGTAATGCCAATTTCAGTCCACTGCATAACACAAGCTAAGATTCGATATGTAGCTAATCTATACGCAATTAATTCAAGCATACCCTAATTAGAGATATTCGGATGAATTTAAAATCGAGATTCAATAAAAATCGGGTAATTCCGATAAGTATTCAAATACACGCACCTAGAATTAGATTCGGAGGAGTAGATTGAGCTGAGCTATGGTGGAGGGAAGAAGAGTAGACTGAAACTGGTATACCAGAAATTGGAGCAGTGACGGCCGGCGAAGGCGATGGTCGGTCGGCGACAGCGGCGATGAGTTATAATTTGGTGCGTTTGTGGTGTTATATTAATACAAAAACACTATCTGTGCATACGATTTCCAGAAGctattttattttctcaatggaataaaattttgatctcattttttttaatagaataaataaattttattgacCTAAGTCATCTATCGTTTTACGTGGTGCAACCGCTAAAATACTATAAggagataaattttaaaaagaataattaaatatcagttatttgatcaatttaaCTAGACTTATTGGCCGAGATTgttccttttttaaaaaaaaattaattaatatctaatttggtcattgattataggtgatttttttttttggttaatttagTCTTGAACATCTTTTTCTGTACTTAATTGGGTCTTCAACTTTGACAGTTTTACCTGAGTCATCGACGGTTAGAATCAACGACTAAATCGAGAAGAACTATTATATTCAAGAATTAAATTGAGTAATGactactatagtcgatgactgaTTTGAGTAAACTTAGTATAGCGAAATactaaattagatattaatagagaaagagaaaaaataagTTACCTTTACAGAATactcaattagataaaatcatcaaaatcgagaacttaattaaacacaaaatggtGTTTAGAACTAAAGCGAGAAAAACTATTATAACCCatgactaaattggatattaattatattttttttttaatactttgatTTGAAATTGCTTTGGAGTATTGAAATAAATGTTGCAAGCTTTCCAAAGAGAAAATTACATCTACTCCCCAATATGTGCATGGTATAAACTCCACCTTGTGACCTTAATAAGCAAAACGCAAGTAAACTAACATAccacatatttaatttcaatttgtaCCAATACAGATAGAATCAATTTAATTCAAGTTTGATTTATAAGAAAATCCACAACTTTCTGTGTTTAATTCAATCTGTTGAGTGTTGACACTTGTGAACGGAaacaagaaaaaaggaaaagttaATGAACAATACTTGAGATTCAAATGACAAGGGAATACAAAAGAGCAAGtgaaatgaaaatgtaaatgaGAAAGAAGCAGAACTCAGATTCCTCAATGTACTCCTAAACagaatgtagggaaaatatttcCAGGTATCTTACAACAGAACAAGAATGTCCTACCACAATCATAGATAGGTTCGAAAAACAATACTTGCGAGCTCTCGACTTCAGAACCATAGAGGTGACTGAAGCAGCAGTAAAGAGTGTAATGGTTGTTCCGGGTTCCTGATTAGATTTAGTCTGCAAGAGATAATGAAACTATTGTGAATGTTCGTCGTCGTCCTCCAAAGCGCTGTATATCAACCTGTGCAAAGAAGAATACGAGAATGTTATAATAGAAGCCAATCAAGCCATGTTTCATATGACTGGTCTATTTTCTGTCACTCACATGAATAAGGACATGAAGAGTAGAAGAACGAGATAGGCAAGCTTCCAAAGCCTCCGTTTCTTCTCATAATTGAGTTGATTGAAAATCTCAGTTACATCTATCAGGTGCTGTCGTTCTAGGTACCTATCACCACGAAAACAACATCACAATCATGACCACTGACCAGAGCTCCTTTTATCAGAATCGTGGAACTTAACattgaagaataaaagaatGTCATTAACATATGCATTCAGACCAGTAGGAAACGCCTTTCTTCACATGAGCTGCATCATAAATCTAGAATCCAACAAGTCGGATTCAGGAAGACGAAATGCAGCAGTTGTAGGCACATGAGAAACTCGGTAAATAAGATATTTACTATTCAGGTCTAAGGTTCCAAGCAAGGCTAATGTCTAATGTCTATGATAGAAGATAATAATGGACTTAATTAGTTCCTTCACTAAGTTTAGCAATGCAATACTCTAGCATCAGGTTCAAACAAGTACAATCTAGTAAGAACACAACCCCCAATAATCTCAACCAGCTTCTTTTCTGATAAATTCTTCACGGCCCAGCACCAAGAGAAGGTAAAGAGTTCAAGGTAAATGCAAATCAGGTGACACTGTACACTCCCAAAAGAAGGTAAACAGTTCTTACCATGCAACTGCTTTTACTAAAATCCTCCTAAGCATGGGTTGAGTCTGGAATACCATCACTACCATAGTTcacttagtaaaaaaaaatactaaaatagtGTGTTATGTTATATACTTGTGTGTTTCACTTACCTCTCATGCTTCAGTGCTCAGTGtctcactgtttttttttacaACCTTTTTGGCTTGTGCCTTTTCTGTAAACAAAAATAAACACTCCGTTCGAAGTCACTATGTGAAATTGATCCTCTGAAGAAACTAACCAGATATATCACGCTTATATCAGGCGCTTGGTGTTTCATAAACCATTGGCTTGTTAAAGATTGATTCTTGGAAGAATTTTAATACTTCTATTGCTAAATTGCTGACTTAAGGATGTACAAGTCTTAATGGACGATGGGGATTGGTTCAACTTTTGATAAAAATGGAGTGTCCAGGACTACAATATATCTCCAATTCACATTAGCATGACAAACTAGTCCTTAACCACATTCCTAAAAACTGAGTGAAGAAAATCTATGAAACAAATAGCTTCAATGTCTTTGTACATCAAAGATACCAAGAAATCTTGGTTGATTCTAGAGGAGGATATAAATTTTATCAGCATGCACAGAGCTCAACCCAACAAACTCATTGGAAAGAGTTAATAATTATCACATGTCAAATCATCTGCACCTGaaccaaaaacaaattttatcaGAACTTACAGTCTCACGTTGTAGTACAAGTATGGAACGCAGATAAGTGCTGCAATCCAATGCCCGGTTACAAGATAGAGAAAGCATAAAACTCCATGCGTGATGAACTCCGGGAGGATAACTTTATTTATCCTAGATGCAGAGTCATAAGGGTTGATATAGTCGAATTCTAGATCCGCCAGGCACATAAGCTAAGAAAATTTCAAGTATTAGACTCCACATAAAAGCACAATATAAGTTATAtaaccatgaaaaaaaaaaaaaaaaaacagtttttcTAGTTGGTAGATGTTCAATTGTATTGCAGCTTGGCAGCAGCTTCTCTTTTATTAATAAAGATTAAGCATTTAATTACATGCCTATTTGGTAAAACTGATTATTATTGATTAAGATTACAGATATTTCATAAGCTACTCGAGCTTAATTACAGATTATTAgcttaaattaatgaattaaacaAAGACTAATCTCAGTAATCCAATCAGCAGAGTTCAATTATTcaaaaacattataaattaataagctTTACCAACACCTAAAGGCAACTAACAGCATTCTAGAAGCAATTAACGCCGAAACATTGACAAATTTCAGAGCAGTGGGGAGAAATTGGGGAAAGTTCTAGGGATTTAGTTGATTTCACCTGGAAAACGACCATGACAATAAGAGCAACGagcatgaagaagaagatcatcCATGCCCATACATCTGCCATTGTGGGCGAGGGCATAGGATATCGGCGGCAGCGACACCGGAAATCAGGAGCCGGAAAACGAGGATCGAGACGGCGGGAGTGTTTATTGTTTTTGGAGCTCCGATTGATTTTTTATTGGGAGCAAGAGATTATTGGGGACGAAACTCAGGAGGGCTCAAACATTGGGACGTTAACACAAAAAAGGAAAGTGAAATCCTATGTATATTGTAGCTTTTGTTCTTGCATAGGGTTCGTTTGGTTGGAAACCAAAAtacaaacactttttttttttttaatcataattgAATTAATATTGGATTAGGACTAGCTTATAGGGCAATGGGTTAGTTTAGCATCTTACGTAAAAAAGGATAATCTTAGAGAGTTTAAAGTGAAGGAACAATTAATCGATTGATCGTTTAAGATGGACACTGAGTTAACGGTAAAATCACGATGCACAATAGAGTAAGACAATAGATTGGAGTAGTACTAATTAAGGTAGTCGAGTGGCTGGTAGAAGCACTTAATTGGCTAGGGTGTGAAACTGACCAACAAGAGTGTACGTGAGTTGTTAACATGATAGTTAGTTATAGCAATAACATGAGTTATACATGATATTATAAGCATCCAAATACGTCTCTAATTTTAACCTTATAAATTCAAAgcaatctaaaaataaaatcaagataTATTATCAAAAGTCTTTAAAGGCCAACAAAATAAAaccatataaacatttaaaatttacaaacttatagTAAGAAATCCATGAGTTTTGTCAATGGAAATAGTGACTTTTTAGTTGCACTTGCTCCCCTTGTACTAATGGAGCATGTTGTGTTTGCCACACCATTTAATTTTGGACATAAAAAGAAATTTCTAGAGTCTAACTTTATcaacttttcttcttctctcaagCCTGCAACCAACAACCACAAATACCCAtcatattcaattattattaatttaaaataactaGAAAAATTCACAATACATATCTAACTATAAAGTAATCCTTATTAAATTAGTCTAACAATTGATCGATTTGATAGCTATAAGatattaaatttgattcttgaTAATTACGATATATTATAGTTacaattaattaacttttttttagtattattaactctgttacagtataatatatgttcataatttacaattaattaacTTACTTTGGAGACTAAACTGGGAATAATGAAGCTCGTAATGACCAGGATGGGTGGCGGGCAGCAACGGCCGCCGCTTCTCCTTAACGTACATCTCGACCGCCGCCGTGATCAAATCCCCGACGGTATTTTCCGGCGAAAGCACCACTCTCAGCGGCCCCAAACTGTTCTGAAAACTCACATTCAGCAACACCTTTGTCAGCTTCTGTGCCCTCTCACCACCATAACTGGCCGCCGGAGCACCCATGACTCCGCCGCCGTGCTTCCACACCATTTCCGAGTTGGTGTGGTCGCAAACTGGCCTTCCGCCGTGCATGGCGGCGTGTTTTGCCGGCAATGAAGGCGTCATCGTCGTCATCATCATAAGTACcatgataaaattaaagcatagAATGAGGGGAACAAAAGTAGTGTACGTGCGATGTTTAGTAGTTTCATTTTGTGCGCGAGAAAGTTCGTGGAAACTGCAATACTTGTCCTGTTCCATGTCTTCAGGGGCCGTTTGTTTCGTTACTGGGAATAATTGGAGATTAAGTCGGCTATTGAATTCCCCACATTTTGTATTCCCAAACAACCTAGTATAATACCACTATATAtatcattcaaaattttatataaaaaatgattgAGTGACTGAAACATGACTATTGTATCAGATTATGTCCTTATGGatagttaatttatttatgtgcTTCGTCTTTATTTCATATGTTACGTAATACTATGGGTGTTTTAAGTAAAATTCTTGCATGACGTGACGTGTTGTGATTGACTAGTTATCCAGTGAGAGGATGGTACGTAGTTTCATATAGATTCAAACTCTTCTTCTACCATATCTCTATAACTAATGAATCGAAATTGCGATTGTcttttcgtgttttaatattaagaTTCAGTTCACTTGCGTTTTGTGCGAAGGATTTATAATATGACTGCCCATGCGATGGCGAAGGAGGCTTTAACTAATACTAGAAATGAGTTGATTGAGTGTTTTGATTCGATTCCTTGTAGCATTTCTAGTTTCGTTTGTATGAACTCTTTATGATTACTATATGCATTTtggtggttatatatatatatatattaagattcaATGGATTAAAATCTTTGCCCAATTGAATGTTGGTTCGTTTGTTGGGTTGTAGCCCCAAGGTGAGGGGTTTTCTACGTAACTATCCAATTTCATTTCGTTTTGACTTCTTGGGCCCATAGAGTGGGCCGTCATTGATGGAAGGCCCATAACGCATCGTTTTGTTTTGTACGGACTacgacaaattattctgtggaatcgtgtctaaaatacacaatttacataatgaatgtttacaatttatatattgaatgttcacaatttatatattgaatatttacaattcaaattgtgaacctTCAGTATgtattgtgaatattcagtatgtaaatagACACGGGTAAAAGTCCAGAGTGTTGACTGCACCATCGCTGTTCCAAATGCACACTTAGCCAACTGGAGAGTTTACTAACTTTGGCAATGAATTATGAGTTTAGAATTAATTGCATCTAAATAATTTTCACTACAAGCAACTGCTTAAATGGTCAATAAAT encodes:
- the LOC116028020 gene encoding protein cornichon homolog 4-like, coding for MPSPTMADVWAWMIFFFMLVALIVMVVFQLMCLADLEFDYINPYDSASRINKVILPEFITHGVLCFLYLVTGHWIAALICVPYLYYNVRLYLERQHLIDVTEIFNQLNYEKKRRLWKLAYLVLLLFMSLFMLIYSALEDDDEHSQ
- the LOC116028019 gene encoding uncharacterized protein At4g22758-like; protein product: MVLMMMTTMTPSLPAKHAAMHGGRPVCDHTNSEMVWKHGGGVMGAPAASYGGERAQKLTKVLLNVSFQNSLGPLRVVLSPENTVGDLITAAVEMYVKEKRRPLLPATHPGHYELHYSQFSLQSLREEEKLIKLDSRNFFLCPKLNGVANTTCSISTRGASATKKSLFPLTKLMDFLL